Proteins found in one Saccharomyces mikatae IFO 1815 strain IFO1815 genome assembly, chromosome: 5 genomic segment:
- the SDD1 gene encoding Sdd1p (similar to Saccharomyces cerevisiae YEL057C), translated as MVNDGIQRNDFNEKELKTVRFSAYSKEIDVIMRKISFLEKNITQQLYTLPHFPKTLPPNHKTGVRRTNRTKENWSNQLNNLLGIYSKDEIFTLDSLAATLHDQVLRLQSTLFPIAILEQVHLNNDNVENKKLLKEITYEYLSKENCGGANKFGTFIIKRIFFGDLSLGISILVNRTTFETVTSSIIVVRSSFIENDFLYEDYLIFDCNVKRREKFKRKILFISTTINFNYQTKV; from the coding sequence ATGGTAAATGATGGGATTCAGAGGAatgatttcaatgaaaaggaGTTGAAAACAGTACGATTTTCAGCCTACTCTAAAGAAATCGATGTtataatgagaaaaatatcattcttggaaaaaaacattacCCAACAGCTATATACTCTTCCTCATTTCCCAAAAACTCTACCACCAAATCATAAAACTGGTGTGAGAAGAACCAACAGGACAAAGGAAAATTGGAGTAATCAGTTGAATAATTTACTGGGTATTTACTCCAAGGACGAAATTTTTACCCTGGATAGTTTAGCTGCAACATTACATGACCAAGTGTTGCGGCTACAAAGTACACTTTTTCCTATTGCCATATTGGAACAGGTTCATCTTAATAATGATAACgtagaaaacaagaagcttttaaaagaaattacGTACGAGTACCTTTCGAAGGAAAACTGTGGAGGGGCGAACAAATTTGGGACATTCATaattaaaagaattttctttggtgATTTGTCGCTTGGGATTTCCATATTAGTCAACCGTACAACTTTTGAAACGGTAACATCGTCTATTATAGTAGTGAGAAGTTCattcattgaaaatgatttCCTTTATGAAGACTATTTGATATTTGATTGCAACGTGAAACGAcgagaaaa
- the HAT2 gene encoding Hat2p (similar to Saccharomyces cerevisiae HAT2 (YEL056W); ancestral locus Anc_6.9): protein METQEKALSVDEEYDLWKSNVPLMYDFVSETRLTWPSLSVQWLPTPIQEAEGGFIRQELIIGTHTSGEEENYLKFAEINIPKEILNNQDPQEEAEEDDKATLNAPKSNIRITAKYVHEEEITRARYMPQNPDFVATLNGQGTVFLYSRSGGLQSTLKFHKDNGYALSFNALVEGQLLSGSDDHTVALWEVGSNSTSISPVRTWNDLHSDIVNDIKWHNFNEKLFGTVSEDSLLKINDVRAHNITIDAVKCPQPFNTLAFSHHSSNLLAAAGMDSHVYLYDLRNMREPLHHMSGHEDAVTNIEFSTHVDGVVVSSGSDNRLIMWDLKQIGAEQTPDDAEDGVPELIMVHAGHRSSVNDFDLNAQIPWLVASSEEENILQVWKCSHNLPIVGGPPKVNKDIIS from the coding sequence ATGGAAACTCAAGAGAAAGCGCTCTCTGTGGATGAAGAGTACGATTTGTGGAAATCTAACGTTCCATTAATGTATGACTTTGTTAGCGAAACGCGTTTAACATGGCCATCGTTAAGTGTCCAGTGGCTTCCTACGCCTATTCAAGAAGCAGAAGGTGGATTTATTAGGCAAGAATTGATCATTGGTACGCATACATctggtgaagaagaaaactattTGAAGTTCGCCGAAATCAATATACCAAAggaaattttgaataatcaAGACCcacaagaagaagcagaagAGGATGATAAGGCTACTTTAAATGCTCCCAAATCTAATATTAGGATAACTGCTAAGTATGTGCATGAGGAAGAAATCACTAGAGCCCGATATATGCCTCAAAACCCTGATTTTGTAGCCACTTTAAATGGACAAGGTACAGTATTCCTTTACTCTCGGTCAGGGGGCCTACAGTCCACACTAAAATTTCATAAAGATAACGGTTATGCTTTGTCATTCAATGCTCTCGTTGAAGGACAATTACTATCGGGCTCGGATGATCATACTGTCGCCCTATGGGAAGTGGGCAGTAATAGTACTTCCATAAGTCCGGTACGAACCTGGAATGACTTACATTCTGATATCGTTAATGATATCAAATGGCAtaatttcaatgaaaaattgtttGGCACTGTTTCAGAAgattctcttttgaaaatcaaTGACGTCAGGGCTCACAATATCACTATCGATGCTGTGAAATGCCCGCAACCTTTTAACACATTAGCATTTAGTCatcattcttcaaatttacTGGCGGCGGCTGGTATGGACTCACATGTTTACCTCTATGATTTGAGAAACATGCGAGAACCATTACACCATATGTCGGGCCATGAAGATGCAGTAACCAACATAGAATTCTCAACCCACGTCGATGGCGTAGTTGTTTCAAGTGGGTCAGATAATAGGTTGATTATGTGGGACTTGAAACAAATCGGGGCAGAACAAACACCTGATGATGCAGAAGATGGTGTTCCTGAATTGATCATGGTCCATGCAGGTCACAGAAGTTCTGTGAACGATTTTGATTTAAACGCACAAATACCTTGGTTGGTAGCAAGttctgaagaagagaatATTTTACAAGTTTGGAAGTGTTCGCATAATTTGCCCATCGTGGGTGGTCCACCAAAGGTAAATAAAGATATTATAAGCTAA
- the POL5 gene encoding DNA-directed DNA polymerase (similar to Saccharomyces cerevisiae POL5 (YEL055C); ancestral locus Anc_6.7) gives MTGKVNRDLFFKLASDLQEERLHAAVALIEDLSALNLPSDAEEWLYVLNRLVKGLASDRNSARLGFSLCLTEVINLAINMPSGQRPKGLESTNDFLNTLSSVLDVNVNDGGKKSVKGKDERGILFGKLFGLKSLLNEPLFSEIFIKNFENGNTDFFIRFTEELIDLALKKNWIKEPCFFTLFQTIKMLLPFIDESIAAKILLIYDKYNMTLTNEGLSTYLLLKYGGDKNLIPSTLDLKNLGWKSDDPLARGNLPLLTKVLRDSSVIPDTDGKSRDTKKQKNTNWNPRLHFVWDILLPLFGSGKLENTEHVSKKRKKTSTKKVQNSIQFPEFWKMAIDESFFNEKASSERKYLGFLIIDAAFKTVPGSYIGSCFSQNVMRTLINQSIDSQRVLNKIAQITLGSIVKACEEDLTNKLVPCLNSMLFGPHGSVNFDKLTKSSTVSKLIAIKELPSTVLTQLLNVFLPQLQQSKRDLTHTHFILDSILHIIRAHKVEIDDMDVMKPILTPIIYMAFFKDATDDQELEQLHELAKERLFSILGELTMNKEIHSEDPEINSWQFLTLKLILDMEKSHRGILINPLDENLEKTKEEAISSLAEISRSSTAQAWGLSTLLSMCLIQLYAGETDSISVIEELCEFSKDKNNSMVGITEILLSLLAQKKALLKKLSLIIWQQFIEDVGLEELQVLLDVLKARENKQGFAQLFEGEGEFEEIKEEESASEDESKSEGDSESESNSDDADEKDEEDDANEEVVNIDKEATSALVKALNLPDNIVNDKGEVDIDQLEGLSDDDEDDEDEESMDDEKMMELDGQLSEIFKRRKEALSNISTGNQRKVEVKESRENVISFKHRIVDMLTVYVKYCEKLALANKSEDSSSIGSPLSKLVYFIIPILKCINETLDRPLADKISKLLKGKIFKIKVNAFKEMDKNIEVMDLLKSTHKVLLTSKPGQHPAVFYSACSTSSLFLSKLYVEIHGNDKLDELIDLYAATTKEWTNRGKFGANVFIDFINWLSSKKQNVEDEK, from the coding sequence ATGACCGGGAAAGTCAATAGagaccttttttttaaactcGCTTCTGATCTTCAAGAAGAACGATTACATGCAGCTGTTGCCTTGATAGAGGATCTATCAGCATTAAACTTGCCCAGCGATGCAGAAGAATGGCTATATGTACTGAATCGTTTGGTCAAGGGTTTAGCCTCTGATAGAAATAGTGCAAGATTAGGATTTTCGTTATGTTTGACAGAAGTAATAAATCTGGCCATCAATATGCCGTCAGGTCAACGGCCAAAGGGATTAGAATCAACGAATGACTTCTTAAACACATTATCCTCAGTTCTAGACGTTAATGTCAATGACGGGGGTAAGAAATCCGTAAAGGGTAAAGATGAACGTGGAATTTTATTTGGTAAATTATTTGGTTTGAAATCTTTATTGAACGAGCCACTGTTCTCAGAAATctttattaaaaatttcGAGAATGGAAAcactgatttttttatacgGTTTACAGAAGAGCTAATCGATTTGgctctaaaaaaaaactggaTCAAGGAACCGTGCTTCTTTACTCTTTTCCAGACTATAAAAATGCTGCTACCATTTATAGACGAAAGCATTGCCGCAAAAATTCTTCTGATATATGACAAGTATAATATGACTTTAACGAATGAGGGGTTGTCAACTTATTTGTTGCTGAAGTATGGAGGTGATAAAAATCTAATTCCTTCAACGctagatttgaagaatttagGCTGGAAAAGCGATGATCCTTTAGCCAGGGGAAATCTGCCTCTCCTAACAAAAGTTTTAAGAGACTCTTCTGTCATTCCAGATACCGATGGGAAGTCAAGAGATAccaaaaagcaaaagaatACGAACTGGAACCCTAGGCTCCATTTTGTATGGGACATTTTGTTACCGTTGTTTGGTAGTggaaaattggaaaatacCGAACACGTATccaaaaagaggaagaaaacaagCACTAAAAAGGTCCAAAATTCAATTCAATTTCCAGAGTTTTGGAAAATGGCTATAGACGAATCATTTTTTAACGAAAAAGCGTCtagtgaaagaaaatatttagGCTTCCTAATAATCGATGCAGCATTTAAGACAGTCCCTGGCTCTTACATCGGCTCTTGTTTCAGCCAAAATGTTATGAGAACTTTGATCAACCAATCTATTGACTCACAAAGAGTTTTGAATAAGATAGCTCAAATAACTTTAGGATCCATAGTGAAAGCATGTGAAGAAGATCTCACAAATAAGCTAGTACCTTGTTTGAATTCTATGTTATTCGGTCCTCACGGTTCCGTAAACTTTGATAAGTTAACTAAATCCAGCACTGTCTCCAAACTTATTGCAATAAAGGAGCTTCCCTCGACTGTCCTTACTCAATTGCTTAATGTATTTTTACCGCAACTACAGCAAAGTAAAAGAGATTTAACTCATACACATTTCATTCTTGACTCTATCCTTCATATAATCCGTGCGCACAAAGTCGAGATTGATGACATGGACGTGATGAAGCCTATATTAACACcaattatatatatggcCTTCTTCAAAGATGCGACAGATGACCAGGAGCTAGAACAATTGCACGAACTAGCAAAAGAAAGACTCTTTTCCATTCTTGGTGAGTTGACaatgaacaaagaaatacaCTCCGAAGACCCTGAAATAAACTCATGGCAATTTTTAACATTAAAGTTAATTCTGGACATGGAAAAGTCTCATAGAGGGATTCTAATCAATCCACTTGAcgaaaatttggaaaagacaaaagagGAAGCTATATCTTCCTTGGCTGAAATCTCCAGGTCAAGCACCGCTCAAGCGTGGGGTCTAAGCACATTGTTATCGATGTGCCTAATACAATTATATGCAGGTGAAACTGATTCTATTTCTGTGATAGAAGAACTATGCGAGTTTTCAAAAGACAAGAACAATTCAATGGTAGGTATCACTGAAATATTACTATCACTACTAGCTCAAAAAAAGGCATTACTCAAGAAATTAAGTTTGATAATTTGGCAGCagtttattgaagatgttGGGTTGGAAGAATTACAAGTTTTATTAGATGTTTTAAAAGCAAGAGAGAACAAGCAGGGGTTTGCCCAGCTATTTGAAGGCGAAGGAGAATtcgaagaaatcaaagaggaagaaagtGCTAGTGAAGACGAATCGAAAAGTGAAGGCGACAGCGAAAGCGAGAGTAATAGCGATGATGCTGATGAaaaagacgaagaagacgatGCGAATGAGGAAGTTGTGAATATCGACAAAGAGGCCACAAGCGCCTTGGTGAAAGCGTTAAATTTACCCGACAATATAGTCAATGACAAAGGGGAAGTTGACATAGATCAACTTGAAGGGCtttctgatgatgatgaagacgatgaagatgaagaatcgatggatgatgaaaaaatgatgGAGTTGGATGGCCAGTTATCTGAAATCTTCAAACGCCGTAAAGAAGCATTATCCAACATATCTACTGGAAATCAGAGGAAAGTAGAAGTTAAAGAATCTAGAGAAAACGTTATTTCCTTCAAGCATAGAATTGTTGATATGTTAACCGTTTACGTCAAATATTGTGAAAAGTTGGCTCTTGCTAATAAAAGTGAGGATTCTAGCAGCATAGGAAGTCCATTAAGCAAGCTGGTTTATTTTATAATCCCAATACTTAAGTGTATCAATGAGACTCTTGATAGACCACTTGCAGACAAAATCTCTAAATTACTCAAGgggaaaatattcaagattAAAGTAAATGCGTTTAAAGAAATGGATAAAAACATCGAAGTTATGGATCTATTGAAATCAACACACAAGGTATTACTAACTTCTAAACCTGGTCAACATCCCGCCGTGTTTTATTCAGCATGTTCAACCAgttcattgtttttgagTAAATTATACGTTGAGATTCATGGTAATGATAAGCTTGACGAATTGATTGATCTGTACGCCGCAACAACCAAAGAATGGACTAATAGAGGAAAATTTGGCGCTAACGTCTTCATAGATTTCATTAATTGGCTATCTTCTAAAAAGCAAAATGTAGAGgatgagaaatag
- the RPL12A gene encoding 60S ribosomal protein uL11 (similar to Saccharomyces cerevisiae RPL12B (YDR418W) and RPL12A (YEL054C); ancestral locus Anc_5.522) has product MPPKFDPNEVKYLYLRAVGGEVGASAALAPKIGPLGLSPKKVGEDIAKATKEFKGIKVTVQLKIQNRQAAASVVPSASSLVITALKEPPRDRKKDKNVKHSGNIQLDEIIEIARQMKDKSFGRTLASVTKEILGTAQSVGCRVDFKNPHDIIEGINAGEIEIPEN; this is encoded by the coding sequence ATGCCTCCAAAGTTTGATCCTAATGAAGTTAAATACTTGTACCTAAGAGCCGTTGGTGGTGAAGTCGGTGCTTCCGCAGCTTTGGCTCCAAAGATTGGTCCTCTAGGTCTATCTCCAAAGAAGGTTGGTGAAGATATTGCTAAGGCCACCAAAGAATTCAAGGGTATCAAGGTTACTGTTCAATTGAAGATCCAAAACAGACAAGCTGCCGCCTCTGTTGTCCCATCTGCTTCCTCTTTGGTCATTACTGCTTTGAAGGAACCACCAAGAGACAGAAAGAAGGATAAGAACGTCAAGCACAGTGGTAACATCCAATTGGATGAGATCATTGAAATTGCTAGACAAATGAAAGACAAATCCTTCGGTAGAACTCTGGCCTCTGTTACTAAGGAAATCTTGGGTACTGCTCAATCTGTCGGTTGTCGTGTTGACTTCAAAAATCCTCATGATATCATTGAAGGCATCAATGCTGGTGAAATCGAAATTCCAGAAAAttag
- the MAK10 gene encoding Mak10p (similar to Saccharomyces cerevisiae MAK10 (YEL053C); ancestral locus Anc_5.521), producing MEVDSILGSLSIADNIDQLVDVTGLFDELCSKLKPEVIVKDPKFDLFEGTHSLEVDNSKLDSSLIELTAEELEFDVNVAYESPLEKVTAISDRLLRCVISWLNEYQTLPTTVLSCRYTESLLSSLLKGTSAGPFWRTGNVLYDKVLGSCVLGVCYLTKFVQKLLSAGIVFEEEDLNFNSMGFNTFNNLPEQDVIIGALTESLQLLEAYSDGSLHLTTLRHILKIILCLVHLEDHLTDYSTETIHLDELIENSNSVNGILPQLQLSPPNGSFSTYIQKHRSNQFPPRKITKLPTDYSGFITLADDIKTILLVNKAESTLETYQFARFFNKLKQRHVIARILFPLIFIRDDRTVLGKHSFTHFYSLHIKEFSAQIPSKLLSSIGNELIHESSNILLEWYQNCSQNTCRYRQGFNRQLILWDSLQAQFESVNSQTYCSWTYFMKLSSMIEFSLKGFDLDIYKPFEAYSMFWYVYYLSHHLENLLKECQGDVESHINTIHSMNKKLKKLKAGEKKDQLRTKYRFAMDNEMEQLRTTKQFLTYLLKEVSITKSLCLIEVFQFAILKSFGMIDVKSSIPSNFSSERLIHNLRFKPFNSIGVPELPEYEVFQQTLKDFIIEDKEAAFDIKLERATTFIDTEVRNVVDSIDEIMQGIKGGDNNGAMVTGTRLVQELSLEYYSKLKHTSKALAVNSEVIVTTLKRNIEHKGSNDYKVELHYTAEGWNYFPIQTLRLKKNRY from the coding sequence ATGGAAGTAGACAGTATATTAGGCTCTCTGAGCATAGCCGATAATATTGACCAGTTGGTCGACGTGACAGGACTCTTCGATGAATTGTGCTCGAAATTGAAACCAGAGGTTATCGTCAAAGATCCCAAGTTTGACTTATTTGAAGGCACACACTCTTTGGAGGTTGATAATTCCAAATTAGATTCAAGTCTTATTGAATTGACTGCCGAAGAATTAGAGTTTGATGTGAACGTGGCGTACGAATCACCATTGGAAAAAGTAACAGCTATATCAGATAGGTTGCTCAGATGTGTTATTTCATGGTTGAATGAGTATCAGACCTTGCCTACCACTGTCCTGAGCTGTAGATATACGGAGAGCTTGTTATCGTCATTATTAAAAGGGACAAGTGCCGGTCCGTTCTGGCGTACAGGGAACGTCCTATATGACAAAGTGCTTGGTAGCTGCGTACTTGGAGTTTGTTACTTGACAAAATTTGTGCAGAAACTCTTGAGTGCTGgcattgtttttgaagaggAAGATCTGAATTTTAATAGCATGGGGTTTAACACATTTAATAATTTGCCAGAACAGGATGTTATTATCGGTGCTCTTACCGAAAGCCTCCAATTATTAGAAGCATATTCCGATGGTAGCTTACATTTGACCACGCTGAGACATATACTTAAAATCATACTTTGCTTGGTTCACTTAGAAGACCATTTGACAGACTATTCCACGGAAACGATTCATTTAGATGAATTAATCGAAAACTCCAACTCCGTAAATGGTATTCTTCCACAATTGCAATTGTCCCCACCAAATGGTTCATTCTCTACATACATACAAAAACATAGGTCTAACCAATTCCCCCCCAGGAAGATTACAAAATTGCCCACAGATTATAGCGGTTTCATTACGCTGGCAGACGATATTAAAACAATACTCCTTGTAAACAAAGCTGAGTCCACGTTAGAGACCTACCAGTTTGCGagattcttcaacaaattgaaGCAAAGACATGTTATTGCAAGAATTTTGTTTCCCTTAATTTTTATTAGAGACGATAGGACTGTCTTGGGAAAACATTCGTTCACTCATTTTTATTCACTACATATCAAGGAATTTTCAGCACAGATACCATCGAAACTTCTATCATCTATAGGCAATGAACTAATTCATGAAAGCTCTAACATTCTCCTGGAATGGTATCAAAATTGCTCTCAAAACACATGTAGATATAGACAGGGTTTCAATCGCCAACTAATACTATGGGATTCTCTTCAGGCCCAGTTTGAAAGTGTTAATTCACAAACTTACTGTTCATGGACATATTTTATGAAACTATCAAGTATGATTGAGTTTTCCTTAAAAGGGTTTGATTTGGATATTTATAAACCTTTTGAAGCATACTCTATGTTTTGGTatgtttattatttaagTCACCATTTAGAAAACTTGTTGAAGGAGTGTCAAGGCGACGTTGAATCACACATCAATACCATCCATTCCATGAATAAAAAgctcaaaaaattaaaagcTGGTGAGAAAAAGGACCAGTTGAGAACAAAGTATAGGTTTGCCATGGACAATGAAATGGAACAATTACGGACCACTAAACAGTTTTTAACCTATCTTTTGAAGGAAGTTAGCATCACTAAGTCTTTATGCCTGATAGAGGTGTTCCAATTCGCAATTTTAAAATCATTTGGTATGATCGATGTCAAAAGTAGCATACCCTCTAATTTTTCTAGTGAAAGGTTAATCCACAATTTGCGATTCAAGCCATTCAACTCGATTGGTGTTCCGGAGTTACCAGAATATGAAGTCTTTCAACAGACTCTGAAGGACTTTATCATTGAAGATAAAGAGGCTGCATTTGATATAAAATTAGAGAGAGCTACGACCTTTATCGATACTGAGGTGCGAAATGTCGTTGATTCTATTGATGAAATAATGCAAGGTATTAAAGGAGGAGACAATAACGGTGCCATGGTAACAGGAACAAGATTGGTTCAAGAGTTATCTCTTGAGTACTATTCGAAGCTAAAGCACACTTCTAAAGCGCTCGCAGTCAATTCAGAAGTTATCGTCACCACATTGAAAAGGAACATTGAGCACAAAGGCTCCAACGATTACAAGGTGGAGTTACATTATACGGCGGAAGGATGGAACTACTTCCCTATACAAACTCTgagattgaagaaaaaccgCTACTGA
- the AFG1 gene encoding Afg1p (similar to Saccharomyces cerevisiae AFG1 (YEL052W); ancestral locus Anc_5.520), producing MITLKPNAVRTFRQLQHYSIRIHRYQSTNSKKPLTPLQEYDRLVKLGKLRDDTYQRGIISSLGTLYDSLVKYVPPAIKTPSAVDQVGGWLNGLKSVFSRGRSKNIGSYVDVSQIGNSIPRGIYLYGDVGCGKTMLMDLFYTTIPNHLTKRRIHFHQFMQYVHKRSHEIVKEQNLKELGDAKGKEIDTVPFLAAEIANNSHVLCFDEFQVTDVADAMILRRLMTALLSDDYGVVLFATSNRHPDELYINGVQRQSFIPCIELIKCRTKVIFLNSPTDYRKIPRPVSSVYYFPSSRGIKYASKECKIRRETHIKEWYNYFAQASHTDDSTDSHTVHKTFHDYPLTIWGREFKVPKCTPPRVAQFSFKQLCGEPLAAGDYLTLAKNFEAFIVTDIPYLSIYVRDEVRRFITFLDAVYDSGGKLATTGAADFTSLFVEPEQILNDFELRPATKESDTVDTGLVNEMVEKHGFSKEVAKKSQMFALDEERFAFARALSRLSQMSSTDWVTKPRY from the coding sequence ATGATAACTTTAAAGCCCAATGCTGTTCGAACTTTCCGACAACTGCAGCATTATAGCATCCGCATTCACCGGTACCAATCTACGAACTCAAAGAAGCCTTTGACGCCTTTGCAAGAGTATGACAGGTTGGTAAAATTAGGGAAGCTACGGGATGATACATACCAGCGTGGTATCATTTCTTCCTTAGGGACTTTGTACGATTCATTGGTTAAATATGTACCCCCGGCTATTAAGACGCCCAGTGCTGTTGACCAAGTTGGTGGTTGGTTGAACGGCCTCAAATCTGTATTTAGTCGTGGCAGATCCAAGAACATTGGATCTTACGTGGACGTATCCCAAATTGGTAACTCTATACCTCGAGGAATTTATTTGTATGGAGATGTTGGTTGTGGGAAGACAATGTTGATGGACCTTTTTTATACTACAATCCCCAATCATCTAACAAAAAGGAGAATACATTTCCACCAGTTCATGCAGTATGTCCATAAAAGATCGCATGAAATTGTTAAAGAGCAAAACTTAAAGGAATTAGGCGATGCAAAGGGTAAGGAGATCGATACGGTCCCTTTTTTGGCTGCAGAGATAGCAAACAATTCGCATGTTCTCTGTTTTGATGAATTTCAAGTCACTGACGTGGCAGACGCAATGATACTGAGAAGGTTAATGACTGCCTTGTTATCTGATGATTATGGTGTGGTACTCTTTGCGACCTCGAATAGACATCCGGATGAATTGTATATAAATGGCGTGCAAAGGCAATCGTTTATTCCATGCATCGAGTTGATAAAGTGTAGGACTAAAGTTATATTCCTTAATTCACCAACAGATTACCGTAAGATTCCAAGACCGGTGTCGTCTGTTTACTACTTCCCGTCTAGTAGGGGTATAAAATACGCATCAAAGGAATGTAAAATTCGTCGGGAAACTCATATCAAGGAATGGTACAACTATTTTGCACAAGCTTCCCATACAGATGATTCCACAGATTCTCACACAGTTCATAAGACATTTCATGACTATCCACTAACCATTTGGGGCAGAGAGTTCAAGGTACCCAAGTGTACACCACCTCGTGTCGCccagttttctttcaagcAATTATGCGGCGAGCCTCTGGCTGCAGGAGATTACTTAACGTTAGCCAAGAATTTTGAAGCTTTCATAGTGACGGATATTCCGTATTTATCCATTTATGTTCGTGATGAAGTGAGAAGGTTCATTACATTTTTAGACGCTGTGTATGACAGTGGCGGAAAGCTGGCAACTACGGGTGCCGCAGATTTTACTTCATTGTTTGTGGAACCTGAACAGATACTCaatgattttgaattaCGTCCAGCAACCAAAGAATCTGACACGGTTGATACTGGTTTGGTAAATGAAATGGTCGAGAAACACGGCTTTTCGAAAGAGGTTGCCAAGAAATCACAGATGTTTGCTTTGGATGAAGAAAGATTCGCCTTCGCGCGTGCCTTAAGTAGACTGTCCCAGATGAGCTCAACTGATTGGGTAACTAAGCCTAGATACTGA
- the VMA8 gene encoding H(+)-transporting V1 sector ATPase subunit D (similar to Saccharomyces cerevisiae VMA8 (YEL051W); ancestral locus Anc_5.518), whose protein sequence is MSGNREQVFPTRMTLGLMKTKLKGANQGYSLLKRKSEALTKRFRDITKRIDDAKQKMGRVMQTAAFSLAEVSYATGENIGYQVQESVSTARFKVRARQENVSGVYLSQFESYIDPEINDFRLTGLGRGGQQVQRAKEIYSRAVETLVELASLQTAFIILDEVIKVTNRRVNAIEHVIIPRTENTIAYINSELDELDREEFYRLKKVQEKKQNETAKLDAEMKLKREKAEQDASEVLDAGEEPQGETLVADQEDDVIF, encoded by the coding sequence ATGTCTGGTAATAGAGAACAAGTCTTTCCTACGCGTATGACGCTGGGTTTGATGAAGACCAAGTTAAAAGGTGCCAACCAAGGTTATTCTTTACTGAAGCGTAAGTCTGAAGCCCTAACAAAGAGATTCAGAGATATTACCAAAAGAATTGACGATGCTAAGCAAAAAATGGGGAGGGTTATGCAGACAGCAGCCTTTTCCTTAGCCGAAGTTTCTTATGCAACAGGTGAAAACATCGGATATCAAGTTCAAGAAAGTGTCTCTACTGCAAGATTCAAAGTGAGAGCACGTCAAGAAAACGTTAGTGGTGTTTACTTGTCTCAGTTTGAGTCTTACATCGACCCTGAAATTAATGATTTCAGATTAACTGGTTTAGGTAGAGGTGGTCAACAAGTTCAACGAGCCAAGGAAATCTATTCAAGAGCCGTTGAAACTTTAGTTGAATTAGCTTCTCTACAAACTGCATTTATCATTTTAGATGAAGTGATCAAAGTGACGAACAGAAGAGTTAATGCTATTGAACACGTTATTATCCCAAGAACTGAGAACACAATTGCTTATATTAACAGTGAGTTGGATGAGTTGGATAGGGAAGAATTTTATAGATTGAAAAAGGTccaggaaaagaaacaaaatgaGACTGCAAAATTAGATGCTGagatgaaattgaagagaGAAAAGGCAGAACAGGACGCTTCAGAAGTACTTGATGCTGGTGAGGAGCCTCAAGGTGAAACATTGGTTGCTGATCAAGAAGACGATGTTATATTCTGA